Proteins encoded together in one uncultured Fibrobacter sp. window:
- the tyrS gene encoding tyrosine--tRNA ligase — translation MQFRPVKEQLEILMRGVIDVVPQEELEKKLQKSYDTGVPLRIKMGVDPTAPDVHFGHTVVMRKLRQFQDLGHTVVLIVGDYTAQIGDPSGRNKARPRLTHEQVLENAKEYQEQFFKVVRRDQVEIHYNGEWFSKLPFSKVTELMGQFTVAQMLEREDFHNRYTANTPISLHEFMYPMMQGYDSVAINSDVELGGTDQKFNVLRGRDLQIFEGMEPQIGLFMPILLGTDGKVKMSKSIGNYVGLNEPADVMYHKIYSLADSIVENWFELLTNIPLEEIKQMMADIAAGKMNPNDAKHRLAIDIVTQYYGAEAAEAAAQKEREIHSGNAIPSDAAECSVAAGTYGALDLLVEVKAFASKGEARRMVQNGGVKIAGEKLADPQATFEIKGSDQLVIQVGKRKFFKVNF, via the coding sequence ATGCAATTCCGTCCTGTAAAAGAACAGCTTGAAATTTTGATGCGCGGCGTTATCGATGTTGTGCCGCAGGAAGAACTCGAAAAGAAACTCCAGAAGTCCTACGATACCGGAGTCCCGCTCCGTATCAAGATGGGTGTGGACCCGACGGCTCCGGACGTGCACTTCGGCCACACGGTCGTGATGCGCAAGCTCCGCCAGTTCCAGGATTTGGGCCATACTGTGGTGCTTATCGTGGGTGACTACACTGCCCAGATTGGTGACCCGAGCGGCCGTAACAAGGCACGCCCGCGCCTCACGCACGAACAGGTGCTCGAGAACGCGAAGGAATACCAGGAACAGTTCTTCAAGGTGGTCCGCCGCGACCAGGTGGAAATCCACTACAACGGTGAATGGTTCTCCAAGCTCCCGTTCAGCAAGGTGACCGAACTCATGGGCCAGTTCACTGTGGCCCAGATGCTCGAACGCGAGGACTTCCACAACCGCTACACGGCCAACACGCCGATTAGCCTGCACGAGTTCATGTACCCGATGATGCAGGGCTACGATTCTGTGGCCATCAACAGTGATGTGGAACTCGGTGGCACCGACCAGAAGTTCAATGTGCTCCGTGGCCGTGACCTCCAGATTTTCGAAGGCATGGAGCCGCAGATCGGCCTCTTCATGCCTATCCTTCTCGGTACCGACGGCAAGGTCAAGATGAGTAAGTCCATCGGCAACTACGTGGGCTTGAACGAACCTGCCGACGTGATGTACCACAAGATTTATAGCCTCGCCGACAGCATTGTCGAGAACTGGTTTGAACTTCTCACCAACATCCCGCTTGAAGAAATCAAGCAGATGATGGCCGACATCGCCGCGGGCAAGATGAACCCCAACGATGCCAAACACCGCCTCGCGATTGACATTGTGACGCAGTACTACGGTGCGGAAGCCGCCGAGGCCGCCGCGCAGAAGGAACGCGAGATTCATAGCGGTAACGCCATCCCGAGCGATGCTGCCGAGTGCAGCGTGGCGGCCGGCACCTACGGTGCCCTGGACCTGCTCGTGGAAGTCAAGGCGTTTGCCTCCAAGGGCGAAGCCCGCCGCATGGTCCAGAACGGCGGCGTGAAGATTGCGGGTGAAAAACTCGCTGACCCGCAGGCGACATTTGAAATCAAGGGCTCTGACCAGCTGGTAATCCAGGTGGGCAAGCGCAAGTTCTTCAAGGTGAACTTCTAG
- a CDS encoding PfkB family carbohydrate kinase — protein sequence MPQETLILGLNPAWQRLFFLDKFTLGEVHRIAKVEEYASGKGINCGRVLRHLGGTPVLMHFLGADNGSRIFDELSADGIKQAPVWIHEPTRICTTIVSDGESTELIEPSPKLAAAENEDFIQTLNNFWPTTQCVALCGSFPRSFDVSLINSLDFTGKRVFIDAINNIDAWLEKGVELLKINKLEYSELLDRMGIPQVKSSPQFWKMTAMAVLERLPIRNLVITDEEAPVRAFRFVEKKFQSLQIQPPEIQVKNNVGAGDSFFAGWLYADAQGMSFEQCLVKATAVSVARCEVDRPWKLDLARVAELESSLAPTLEKTGD from the coding sequence ATGCCTCAGGAAACGTTGATACTCGGCCTTAACCCCGCTTGGCAGCGACTGTTCTTTCTGGACAAGTTTACGCTGGGCGAAGTCCACCGCATTGCGAAGGTGGAAGAGTATGCCTCGGGCAAGGGCATCAACTGCGGCCGTGTGCTGCGGCATTTGGGCGGGACTCCCGTGCTGATGCATTTCCTTGGGGCGGATAACGGCTCCCGTATCTTCGATGAACTGTCTGCGGACGGAATTAAGCAGGCTCCCGTGTGGATTCACGAACCGACGAGAATCTGTACGACCATCGTGAGCGATGGGGAATCGACAGAGTTAATCGAGCCTTCGCCGAAGCTTGCCGCTGCGGAGAATGAGGACTTTATCCAGACGCTCAATAATTTTTGGCCCACCACCCAGTGCGTGGCCCTTTGCGGGTCGTTCCCGCGCTCTTTCGATGTCAGCCTCATCAATTCCTTGGACTTTACTGGGAAGCGTGTGTTTATCGATGCGATAAACAATATTGATGCCTGGCTCGAAAAGGGTGTTGAACTCCTCAAGATAAACAAGCTGGAGTACAGTGAATTGCTGGATCGCATGGGGATTCCCCAGGTCAAGTCGAGCCCGCAGTTTTGGAAGATGACTGCGATGGCGGTTCTCGAAAGGTTGCCCATCAGGAACCTTGTGATTACCGACGAAGAAGCGCCTGTTCGTGCCTTCCGTTTTGTAGAAAAGAAATTCCAGAGCTTGCAAATTCAACCGCCCGAGATTCAGGTGAAGAATAATGTCGGTGCCGGGGATTCCTTCTTTGCGGGTTGGCTCTATGCTGATGCCCAGGGAATGAGTTTTGAACAGTGCCTTGTCAAGGCGACGGCAGTGTCTGTTGCCCGTTGCGAGGTGGACCGTCCTTGGAAACTGGACCTTGCCCGCGTTGCCGAATTGGAGAGCAGTCTTGCTCCTACGTTAGAAAAGACGGGGGACTGA
- the mqnB gene encoding futalosine hydrolase, protein MPSVLVVIPSEKEYSFLYPECEAPKVGAPQVIDEKRYDVAVCGVGLLNFSVNLSALLARSRYESVYLLGVCGAYPQRGLGVGDVVRVQSEIVGDMGVQEQDGSFTPWSSLSKSAPVRYGENGGILPESLRDLPSVSGLTVNCCTGTSKLAFDRSARFNVDIESMEGAALFAVCGRFGVPAFEFRAVSNIATDRDPSAWRIPEALAALKREVLDKL, encoded by the coding sequence ATGCCTTCGGTGCTGGTGGTGATTCCTTCGGAAAAGGAATATTCGTTCCTTTATCCTGAATGTGAAGCCCCAAAGGTGGGAGCCCCGCAAGTTATTGATGAAAAACGCTACGATGTCGCCGTCTGCGGCGTTGGATTGCTGAATTTTTCTGTTAATTTATCTGCACTATTGGCCCGTAGTCGTTACGAGAGCGTTTATTTGCTTGGCGTCTGTGGGGCCTATCCCCAACGCGGACTCGGGGTAGGGGATGTTGTTCGCGTGCAAAGCGAAATCGTTGGCGATATGGGGGTGCAGGAGCAGGATGGCTCGTTTACTCCGTGGTCTAGCCTTAGCAAAAGTGCTCCTGTTAGGTACGGTGAAAATGGCGGGATACTCCCGGAATCCTTGCGTGACTTGCCATCTGTCTCGGGCCTGACGGTGAATTGCTGTACCGGCACATCTAAACTTGCCTTCGACCGGAGTGCCCGGTTCAATGTCGATATCGAAAGCATGGAAGGAGCGGCCCTTTTTGCCGTATGTGGCCGCTTTGGCGTTCCGGCCTTTGAATTCCGTGCAGTGAGCAATATCGCGACCGACCGCGACCCGTCCGCCTGGCGCATCCCCGAGGCCTTGGCAGCCCTCAAAAGGGAGGTACTGGATAAGCTATGA